A DNA window from Aminivibrio sp. contains the following coding sequences:
- a CDS encoding 4Fe-4S binding protein translates to MKFLKTYLDRCVQCGACMSACSKAWAKEDSPELSRIRVETVTGLADIHVCDQCGGCIPVCPSLALSRDKNGVVQIDRKKCTSCLMCVEFCPSASMYFSPRIPSPYKCVACGICVRACPEGALELIDTGKEG, encoded by the coding sequence GTGAAATTCCTGAAGACGTACCTTGACCGGTGCGTGCAGTGCGGAGCGTGCATGAGCGCCTGTTCGAAGGCGTGGGCGAAGGAGGACTCGCCGGAGCTTTCCCGGATCCGGGTGGAGACCGTCACGGGACTGGCGGACATCCATGTGTGCGACCAGTGCGGCGGATGCATCCCCGTCTGTCCCTCTCTGGCCCTCTCCCGGGATAAAAACGGGGTCGTGCAGATCGACAGGAAAAAGTGCACCTCCTGCCTCATGTGCGTCGAATTCTGCCCCAGCGCCTCCATGTACTTCTCTCCCCGGATTCCCTCCCCCTACAAGTGCGTCGCCTGCGGCATCTGTGTTCGGGCGTGCCCAGAAGGGGCCCTTGAACTCATCGACACCGGGAAGGAGGGCTAG
- a CDS encoding EamA family transporter: MVKSGKFSGGALFILLGAMLWGTTGTSQALAPAGSTPLAVGALRVAIGGAALLTVALLRGSFSSGGRWPLAPTVISILATASYQPFFFTGVSKTGVAVGTLVTLASSPVITGALGYLVFGEKPERKWYASSCLAIIGCSLLTLSGEGGGTVNPVGVLFSLGAGFSYSVFVLGSKRLLRDHGADAVNGLVFSAAGLVLLPVLLASPPTWLLQPGGLLVAFHLGLIATALAYFLFLKGLSTVPASTSVTLSMAEPLTAALLGVLLLGERMNLTGAAGVALLFSGVGLLALKSKKG; this comes from the coding sequence ATGGTTAAATCGGGAAAATTTTCCGGGGGAGCCCTTTTTATACTGCTCGGCGCCATGCTGTGGGGTACCACCGGGACATCCCAGGCTCTGGCTCCCGCAGGGTCCACCCCTCTGGCCGTGGGCGCCCTCCGGGTGGCCATAGGAGGAGCTGCCCTTCTCACCGTCGCCCTTCTCCGGGGATCCTTCTCGTCGGGCGGCCGCTGGCCCCTCGCTCCGACGGTGATTTCCATACTGGCCACGGCGTCCTACCAGCCCTTCTTTTTCACCGGCGTCTCGAAGACCGGGGTCGCCGTGGGGACCCTGGTCACCCTCGCGAGCTCTCCCGTAATTACGGGAGCCCTGGGATACCTCGTTTTCGGGGAGAAGCCCGAACGGAAATGGTATGCCTCCAGCTGTCTCGCCATCATCGGGTGTTCCCTCCTGACCCTCTCGGGGGAAGGGGGAGGAACGGTGAATCCCGTGGGGGTCCTGTTTTCCCTGGGGGCTGGCTTTTCCTATTCCGTGTTCGTCCTCGGCAGCAAACGGCTGCTGCGGGACCACGGGGCGGATGCGGTGAACGGCCTGGTCTTTTCCGCCGCGGGACTCGTTCTGCTTCCCGTGCTCCTCGCTTCCCCCCCCACATGGCTTCTCCAGCCCGGGGGACTGCTTGTCGCCTTTCATCTCGGACTCATAGCCACGGCCCTCGCCTATTTCCTCTTTCTGAAGGGACTGTCCACCGTGCCGGCCTCTACGAGCGTCACCCTTTCCATGGCAGAACCCCTCACTGCCGCTCTACTGGGGGTGCTGCTCCTGGGGGAGAGAATGAACCTGACGGGAGCCGCAGGGGTCGCGCTGCTCTTTTCGGGAGTGGGGCTGCTGGCATTGAAAAGCAAAAAAGGCTGA
- a CDS encoding C69 family dipeptidase, protein MFRTIRSFTLLVFLFLPAAAGETCTTILVTKGASADGSVMVSHSDDNDLMDQRVVYVPAQKHAPGAVREVFCTAAAMGEFPEYNTFSYPRMVTSKRGPGYDTPGPATIPLGTIPQIPETFAYFDGSYGIMNERQLMFGECTNGAKVSPGPEPGKRIMYSAELSRIALERCTTAREAIRLIGALIEEYGLYATGETLPVADTEEGWILEMAPSPEGTGGLWVAKKVPDGEIFVGANQFRIREVDPDDPDMLFSENLHAVAQKHGWWKPEDGKLDWLKTVSLGEYNHPYYSLRRVWRVLSLAAPSKNFSPWVKDGFTKDYPFSVKPDKKLGVRDVMRLHRDHYEGTEFDLTKGTAAGPFGYPDRYYGPYDGAGDVGDPKRKPEGAWERPLSVTYCGYVFVNQARGWLPDAIGGRMWLGLDKPSDTVFLPFHVGVNGLPRSVEACDTTKFSRESAWWTFNFLANYAGLKYSYMHGEITVWQEQLETGFLNTIETVERNALDLYRTNPSGARAYLTDFAERNTAETLEQWHDLTERLIVKYNDGLLTEGGKIGQPMGYPRDWLKTTSWPSGPTSYEKPTEK, encoded by the coding sequence ATGTTTCGAACGATCCGGTCCTTCACCCTGCTGGTCTTTCTTTTTCTCCCGGCCGCCGCCGGAGAAACGTGCACCACCATCCTGGTGACGAAAGGTGCCTCCGCCGACGGCTCCGTCATGGTCTCCCACTCGGACGACAACGACCTCATGGACCAGCGGGTCGTCTACGTCCCCGCACAAAAGCACGCTCCCGGCGCCGTGAGGGAGGTTTTCTGCACCGCGGCCGCCATGGGGGAATTCCCAGAGTACAATACCTTCTCCTACCCCCGGATGGTCACATCAAAACGGGGGCCGGGATATGACACCCCTGGGCCGGCAACCATTCCACTAGGGACAATCCCCCAGATCCCGGAGACTTTCGCCTATTTCGACGGAAGCTACGGCATCATGAACGAGCGGCAGCTCATGTTCGGCGAATGCACGAACGGCGCGAAAGTCTCCCCTGGGCCCGAACCGGGCAAGCGAATCATGTACTCGGCCGAACTCTCCCGGATCGCCCTCGAGCGGTGCACCACCGCCAGGGAAGCCATCCGGCTCATCGGCGCCCTTATCGAAGAGTACGGCCTCTACGCCACCGGCGAGACCCTCCCCGTGGCGGACACGGAAGAGGGATGGATCCTGGAGATGGCCCCCTCCCCCGAAGGGACGGGAGGGTTGTGGGTGGCGAAAAAAGTCCCCGACGGGGAGATATTTGTCGGTGCCAACCAGTTCCGGATCCGGGAAGTGGACCCGGATGACCCGGACATGCTCTTCTCGGAAAACCTCCACGCCGTGGCCCAAAAACACGGCTGGTGGAAGCCTGAGGACGGGAAGCTCGACTGGTTGAAAACGGTGAGCCTCGGGGAATACAATCATCCCTATTACTCCCTTCGAAGGGTCTGGAGAGTCCTCTCCCTGGCCGCACCGTCGAAGAACTTCTCCCCCTGGGTGAAGGATGGCTTCACGAAGGACTACCCCTTCTCGGTGAAACCGGACAAAAAACTGGGCGTAAGGGACGTGATGCGGCTCCACAGGGACCACTACGAGGGAACGGAGTTCGATCTCACGAAGGGAACGGCCGCCGGTCCCTTCGGGTACCCCGACCGGTACTACGGTCCCTACGACGGGGCCGGTGACGTGGGCGACCCCAAGCGAAAGCCGGAGGGGGCATGGGAGCGGCCCCTGTCGGTGACCTACTGCGGGTACGTTTTCGTGAACCAGGCCAGGGGCTGGCTTCCGGACGCCATCGGCGGGCGCATGTGGCTCGGTCTCGACAAGCCCTCGGACACCGTTTTTCTGCCCTTCCACGTTGGAGTGAACGGGCTGCCCCGGTCGGTGGAAGCCTGCGACACCACGAAATTCTCCAGGGAGAGCGCGTGGTGGACTTTCAACTTCCTGGCGAACTACGCGGGCCTGAAATACAGCTACATGCACGGGGAGATCACCGTGTGGCAGGAACAGCTGGAAACGGGCTTCCTCAACACCATCGAGACAGTGGAGCGGAATGCCCTCGACCTGTACAGGACCAACCCGTCCGGCGCCAGGGCCTACCTCACGGACTTCGCCGAACGGAACACAGCGGAAACGCTGGAGCAATGGCATGACCTCACGGAACGGCTGATCGTGAAATACAACGACGGACTGCTCACCGAGGGCGGCAAAATCGGTCAGCCCATGGGCTATCCCCGGGACTGGCTGAAGACCACATCCTGGCCATCGGGCCCCACGTCCTACGAAAAACCCACGGAAAAATAG
- a CDS encoding prephenate dehydrogenase, whose amino-acid sequence MTDLKNCTVSVFGLGLLGGSLAWKLSRDGAVKSVAGWSRNPQTVRRAHETGIIGRPCATAEECAALGDILILAVPIRFMEATSLKIRPAAGSGVRAVFDLASTKTEVGRKLAPLWGPCYAGFHPMAGKERGGLENADPALFQGAVCAVVPFENTGEEALSLAEELAGALGGRPLRTGAEEHDAAAACISHFPVLVAAALALLAGEEMERHPLVPLLAAGGFRDTTRVAGGLPELGADMASTNGEQIRRLAGKFRTILDTLLAVSPEELEVLLAKAARCRETVLAGKDSGSGKRG is encoded by the coding sequence ATGACGGATCTGAAAAACTGCACCGTTTCCGTCTTCGGACTCGGGCTCCTGGGTGGTTCTCTTGCCTGGAAGCTCTCCCGGGACGGGGCGGTGAAAAGTGTCGCCGGATGGAGCCGGAACCCGCAAACGGTACGCCGGGCCCACGAAACTGGCATCATCGGGCGGCCCTGCGCGACGGCGGAGGAGTGCGCCGCCCTGGGAGACATCCTGATCCTCGCCGTCCCCATCCGCTTCATGGAAGCCACGAGCCTGAAGATCCGTCCCGCCGCCGGGTCCGGCGTCAGGGCGGTCTTCGACCTGGCGAGCACCAAGACCGAGGTCGGGCGGAAGCTCGCGCCCCTGTGGGGGCCCTGCTACGCCGGGTTTCACCCCATGGCGGGAAAGGAGCGGGGCGGCCTGGAGAACGCAGACCCGGCCCTTTTCCAAGGAGCTGTGTGCGCCGTGGTTCCCTTCGAAAACACCGGTGAAGAAGCCCTGTCCCTTGCTGAAGAACTTGCGGGAGCCCTCGGGGGCCGTCCGCTCAGGACCGGCGCCGAAGAACACGACGCCGCCGCGGCCTGCATCAGCCATTTCCCTGTGCTGGTCGCCGCGGCGCTGGCTCTCCTCGCGGGGGAGGAGATGGAACGGCATCCCCTGGTGCCCCTTCTCGCGGCGGGCGGGTTCCGGGACACGACCCGCGTGGCGGGAGGCCTTCCGGAGCTCGGGGCCGACATGGCGAGCACCAACGGCGAACAGATCCGGCGGCTTGCGGGGAAATTCAGGACGATCCTCGACACCCTTCTTGCTGTGTCTCCCGAAGAGCTCGAGGTTCTTCTGGCCAAAGCGGCCCGGTGTCGGGAGACCGTTCTGGCGGGGAAAGACTCCGGGAGCGGAAAAAGAGGCTGA
- a CDS encoding YbaN family protein, producing the protein MNLWTLLGTLFLALGFIGALFPVMPTVPFVLVAAACFARSSPKMHRWMRQHRTFGRTVRNWEKNRCISRKMKVWGITMMTLGGGTSTWLFVPPGWMSWTVFGAFLIGDLVVLLLRECPAEPVRGGKEKR; encoded by the coding sequence ATGAATCTCTGGACCCTTCTCGGAACGCTCTTCCTAGCCCTCGGCTTCATCGGGGCGTTGTTTCCCGTCATGCCCACGGTGCCCTTCGTGCTGGTCGCCGCGGCATGTTTTGCCCGGTCGTCGCCGAAGATGCACCGGTGGATGCGGCAGCATCGCACGTTCGGCCGCACCGTCCGGAATTGGGAGAAAAACAGGTGCATTTCCAGGAAGATGAAGGTGTGGGGCATTACCATGATGACCCTTGGAGGGGGAACGTCCACGTGGCTCTTCGTTCCTCCGGGGTGGATGTCCTGGACAGTTTTCGGCGCCTTTCTGATCGGGGACCTGGTGGTCCTGCTGCTCAGGGAATGCCCTGCGGAACCTGTCAGGGGCGGAAAGGAGAAGAGATGA
- a CDS encoding TRAP transporter large permease subunit, with the protein MIELSAETVTAIMLGGVFVLVMTGFPIAFVIGSVAFFTGLAVFGPTTTFHILYSRFYDLSLNYPYLAVPLFTFMGVILQHSGVTKDLYQSLYEAMGRLRGGLAVVTILFGTILAACLGVIAASVTILTLIALAPMITRGYDKSLAAGSIVAAGTLGILIPPSIMLVVYAPQAGLSVGQMFMGAVFPGLLLSAFYMLYVVIRCHLNPALGPAIPEDQITPFDAAKFFRLLKSLVPPILLIAAVLGTIFAGIAPPTEAAAVGCFASILLAAAYRKFSWDLMKRASLETMKVSAFVVMIAAMCYAYVGIFMNAGAGDVVAEFILSVPGGKWMSFFVIMAIVFLLGMFIEWIGIVFIVVPIFSPILTTLGFNPLWAGMMICINMQMAFQTPPMAMSIFVLKGTAPKELGVTIGDIIRGVIPFILIIMVVLLLCAFFPGIITWLPEMMIGAA; encoded by the coding sequence TTGATTGAACTCAGCGCCGAAACTGTCACCGCCATTATGCTGGGAGGAGTCTTCGTCCTCGTGATGACGGGGTTCCCCATCGCCTTCGTCATCGGGAGCGTGGCTTTTTTTACAGGTCTCGCCGTTTTCGGTCCCACCACCACATTCCACATACTGTACAGCAGGTTCTACGACCTGTCGCTGAACTATCCCTACCTGGCGGTTCCCCTGTTCACCTTCATGGGTGTCATCCTGCAGCATTCAGGGGTCACGAAGGACCTGTACCAGAGCCTCTACGAAGCCATGGGCAGGCTCCGGGGCGGTCTGGCCGTGGTGACCATCCTGTTCGGAACGATCCTCGCCGCCTGCCTGGGTGTCATCGCGGCGTCCGTCACCATCCTGACTCTCATCGCCCTTGCCCCCATGATCACCAGGGGGTACGACAAGTCCCTGGCAGCAGGGTCCATCGTCGCGGCGGGAACCCTCGGCATTCTTATCCCGCCGAGCATCATGCTCGTAGTCTACGCGCCCCAGGCGGGGCTTTCGGTGGGGCAGATGTTCATGGGAGCCGTTTTTCCAGGCCTTCTGCTTTCTGCCTTTTACATGCTGTATGTCGTCATCCGCTGTCACCTGAACCCCGCTCTCGGCCCGGCTATCCCGGAGGACCAGATCACTCCCTTTGACGCGGCCAAGTTTTTCCGTCTTCTCAAGTCCCTGGTTCCGCCGATCCTGCTGATAGCGGCCGTTCTGGGAACGATTTTCGCCGGGATCGCGCCGCCCACGGAGGCTGCGGCAGTGGGGTGCTTCGCGTCCATCCTCCTCGCGGCAGCCTACAGGAAGTTCAGCTGGGATCTCATGAAACGGGCTTCCCTCGAGACAATGAAAGTCAGCGCTTTCGTGGTGATGATCGCCGCCATGTGCTACGCCTACGTGGGCATCTTCATGAACGCGGGGGCGGGAGACGTGGTGGCGGAGTTCATTCTCTCCGTTCCCGGGGGGAAGTGGATGTCCTTCTTCGTCATCATGGCGATCGTGTTTCTGCTCGGGATGTTCATCGAGTGGATCGGCATCGTGTTTATCGTGGTTCCCATCTTCTCGCCCATCCTGACCACTCTCGGCTTCAATCCTCTCTGGGCCGGCATGATGATCTGCATCAACATGCAGATGGCCTTCCAGACGCCGCCCATGGCCATGTCCATCTTCGTCCTCAAGGGGACCGCCCCGAAGGAGCTCGGCGTGACCATCGGAGACATCATCCGGGGGGTCATTCCCTTCATCCTCATCATCATGGTGGTGCTTTTGCTCTGCGCTTTCTTCCCGGGTATCATTACCTGGCTTCCCGAGATGATGATCGGCGCGGCGTAA
- a CDS encoding TRAP transporter small permease subunit, producing MSSLRKILKFIDTVSETSGWVAKWFALVLVFAGTYEAVARHFFNAPTAWAYDVLCMAGGALYLLGASYDYLHEAHTRVDMFYNMLPPRGKAFMNVICSLFLFFPLMLVMFKLAFTWAVRAVTIKEVFFNSFWYPPAWPYRTVFAVGLFLLILQAAANFVRDVYFMVRGETLD from the coding sequence ATGTCGTCCTTAAGGAAAATATTGAAATTCATCGATACCGTCAGCGAAACGTCCGGCTGGGTGGCGAAGTGGTTCGCCCTGGTCCTTGTGTTTGCGGGAACCTACGAGGCTGTCGCGCGCCATTTCTTCAACGCTCCCACCGCATGGGCCTATGACGTACTGTGCATGGCAGGAGGCGCCCTGTACCTTCTGGGCGCCTCCTACGACTATCTCCACGAGGCGCACACGAGGGTGGACATGTTCTACAACATGCTTCCTCCCCGGGGAAAGGCTTTCATGAACGTGATCTGCTCCCTGTTTCTCTTTTTTCCTCTCATGCTGGTCATGTTCAAGCTCGCCTTCACGTGGGCCGTCCGAGCGGTGACCATCAAGGAGGTCTTCTTCAACAGCTTTTGGTATCCCCCGGCATGGCCCTACCGGACAGTGTTCGCTGTGGGCCTTTTCCTTCTGATCCTTCAGGCGGCGGCGAATTTTGTGCGGGATGTCTATTTCATGGTGAGGGGTGAGACTCTTGATTGA
- the dctP gene encoding TRAP transporter substrate-binding protein DctP: MWAMRRVLFALLVPVLVVGAFMPAVVEGADAPKKIVWKSSGHGPASDPSQIYHDMLCKAITEASGGRLEIKPFVGGSIVPAYKEVDAVHENVLQLCYTCPMYNLDKWSAAGLVSSRPGALAGEALRTWFNYGGGADLMNKMMEGYNVMTFPGALSPLPEEVFFHSKKKIETVEDLKTIKARCMGDAGEILKRMGMATVILPGGELYEAMKRGTIDAFEYSTLASNWNMHFNEVAKYVYLSPVRAPSDPQVFFVNKDAWNALPKDLQLLVQTFIDRFTQAQHEYLVYESIIALEKFKAAGNQVLKVPAEVNAALAAEASKFYEEKVASEPAIFGEIYNSMKAFGESYETMK, from the coding sequence ATGTGGGCTATGAGAAGAGTGTTGTTCGCGCTGCTGGTTCCCGTCCTTGTGGTCGGGGCTTTTATGCCCGCCGTGGTCGAGGGCGCCGACGCCCCGAAGAAGATTGTCTGGAAATCTTCCGGGCACGGCCCGGCGTCCGACCCGTCCCAGATCTACCATGACATGCTCTGCAAGGCCATCACCGAAGCCTCCGGCGGCAGGCTGGAGATCAAGCCCTTCGTCGGCGGATCCATCGTCCCCGCCTACAAGGAAGTCGACGCTGTCCACGAGAACGTGCTGCAGCTCTGCTACACGTGCCCCATGTACAACCTCGACAAATGGTCGGCGGCAGGTCTGGTCAGCTCCCGCCCCGGCGCCCTCGCCGGCGAAGCCCTCCGCACGTGGTTCAACTACGGCGGCGGCGCGGACCTGATGAACAAGATGATGGAAGGCTACAACGTGATGACCTTCCCGGGCGCCCTTTCCCCCCTTCCTGAAGAGGTGTTCTTCCACTCCAAGAAGAAGATCGAGACTGTTGAAGACCTGAAGACCATCAAGGCCCGCTGCATGGGCGACGCCGGAGAGATCCTGAAGAGAATGGGCATGGCCACGGTCATCCTTCCCGGCGGCGAGCTCTACGAGGCCATGAAGCGCGGTACCATCGACGCCTTTGAGTACTCCACCCTTGCTTCCAACTGGAACATGCACTTCAACGAAGTGGCGAAATACGTCTATCTTTCTCCCGTACGCGCTCCCAGCGATCCCCAGGTATTCTTCGTGAACAAGGACGCATGGAACGCCCTGCCGAAGGACCTGCAGCTCCTGGTACAGACATTCATCGACCGCTTCACCCAGGCCCAGCACGAGTATCTTGTCTATGAATCCATCATCGCCCTTGAAAAGTTCAAGGCGGCGGGCAACCAGGTTTTGAAGGTCCCTGCGGAGGTCAACGCGGCCCTTGCAGCCGAAGCGTCTAAATTTTACGAGGAAAAGGTGGCCAGTGAACCGGCGATCTTCGGAGAGATCTACAACTCCATGAAGGCCTTCGGCGAATCTTACGAGACGATGAAATAG